A window of the Brachybacterium sacelli genome harbors these coding sequences:
- a CDS encoding acyltransferase family protein — protein sequence MRETSPPAAPRRRVEVVDYLRFVAALSVVAFHYLYNGIKNGKVQGITHEPVIALAQYGYLGVNLFFMISGFVITQSVRGKTARQFAVGRALRLYPAFWIAVLITSGFALVLGGERMGVDPYQVLVNLTMIPTLLGQPFVDGVYWTLLYELSFYAAVFLLVLLRQNDRVAALMPGWAIVMGVVSQLDPHLAANTPFLGGYFGYFAAGAVIAAIADSGWSLYRAAGLVAAYVTVLPYHDPVLSALTTVLFAVMLVTLVPAVRGWRLPGSATAGALTYPLYLVHAHIGYMLLTRFATEENKWIVYPVTVAFVLSLAYLLHVTVEKNPRTRRFWKRLLDGTVGALTGLVQSAIDLVLSRIPGGRVDDSRPADGATVTR from the coding sequence CGGTTCGTGGCGGCACTGTCGGTCGTGGCTTTCCACTACCTGTACAACGGGATCAAGAACGGCAAGGTCCAGGGCATCACCCACGAGCCCGTGATCGCGCTCGCCCAGTACGGCTACCTGGGCGTGAACCTGTTCTTCATGATCAGCGGCTTCGTCATCACGCAGTCCGTGCGGGGGAAGACCGCCCGCCAGTTCGCGGTCGGGCGGGCACTGCGTCTGTACCCCGCATTCTGGATCGCAGTGCTGATCACCAGCGGATTCGCACTGGTCCTCGGTGGGGAGAGGATGGGGGTCGATCCGTACCAGGTGCTGGTCAACCTCACGATGATCCCCACGCTGCTGGGGCAGCCTTTCGTGGATGGTGTCTACTGGACGCTGCTGTACGAGCTCTCGTTCTACGCGGCCGTGTTCCTCCTCGTGCTGCTGCGCCAGAACGATCGGGTGGCCGCGCTGATGCCGGGATGGGCGATCGTCATGGGTGTCGTCTCCCAGCTCGACCCGCACCTCGCCGCGAACACTCCGTTCCTCGGCGGGTACTTCGGGTACTTCGCCGCGGGTGCGGTCATCGCGGCGATCGCGGATTCCGGGTGGAGCCTCTACCGGGCCGCCGGACTCGTCGCCGCGTACGTGACGGTCCTCCCGTACCACGACCCGGTGCTCTCCGCGCTCACGACCGTCCTGTTCGCGGTGATGCTCGTGACGCTGGTCCCGGCGGTCCGCGGCTGGCGCCTGCCCGGCTCGGCGACCGCCGGCGCCCTGACGTATCCGCTGTACCTGGTCCACGCCCACATCGGCTACATGCTGCTGACACGGTTCGCGACGGAGGAGAACAAGTGGATCGTGTACCCGGTGACCGTCGCCTTCGTGCTCTCCCTGGCCTACCTGCTGCACGTCACCGTCGAGAAGAACCCACGGACGCGACGCTTCTGGAAGCGTCTCCTGGACGGCACCGTCGGAGCGCTCACCGGTCTCGTGCAGTCGGCGATCGATCTCGTGCTCTCGCGCATTCCGGGCGGCCGGGTCGATGACTCGCGGCCCGCCGACGGCGCGACGGTGACTCGCTGA
- a CDS encoding ABC transporter ATP-binding protein, whose translation MSTGTIARERPEPAPRANPAVSVRDTSVTFSSQRGTVTALSGANLEVEHGEFITIVGPSGCGKSTLLKVVSGLGDYSSGTVEINGDPISGPRQDIGFVFQRPALLEWRNVRQNIMLQAEMRGLPLGAARERCDHLIEMTGLTGFERSWPHELSGGMQQRVALCRALLHEPEILLMDEPFGALDALTRERMNVELHQIWRETGTTIMLVTHSVAEAVYLAQRVVVMSPRPGRIVEIQDVSLPAERDYAASLEAPAFHKVSHRVRELLGASTSEE comes from the coding sequence ATGAGCACAGGAACCATCGCCCGAGAACGCCCCGAGCCCGCACCCCGGGCGAACCCCGCCGTATCCGTCCGGGACACCTCCGTCACCTTCAGCTCGCAGCGTGGCACCGTGACCGCCCTGTCCGGGGCGAACCTCGAGGTCGAGCACGGCGAGTTCATCACCATCGTCGGCCCGTCCGGCTGCGGGAAGTCCACCTTGCTGAAGGTGGTCTCCGGGCTCGGCGACTACTCCTCGGGCACGGTCGAGATCAACGGGGACCCGATCTCGGGGCCCCGTCAGGACATCGGCTTCGTGTTCCAGCGCCCCGCCCTGCTGGAGTGGCGCAACGTGCGCCAGAACATCATGCTGCAGGCCGAGATGCGCGGACTGCCGCTGGGCGCCGCCCGCGAACGCTGCGATCACCTCATCGAGATGACGGGACTGACGGGATTCGAACGCTCGTGGCCCCACGAGCTCTCCGGCGGCATGCAGCAGCGGGTGGCTCTGTGCCGCGCCCTGCTCCACGAGCCCGAGATCCTGCTCATGGACGAGCCCTTCGGAGCCCTCGACGCTCTGACGCGGGAACGGATGAACGTCGAGCTCCACCAGATCTGGCGCGAGACGGGCACGACCATCATGCTGGTCACCCACTCCGTCGCCGAGGCGGTCTACCTCGCACAACGCGTGGTCGTGATGAGCCCCCGCCCGGGCAGGATCGTCGAGATCCAGGACGTGTCGCTGCCGGCCGAGCGCGACTACGCCGCCTCCCTGGAGGCTCCCGCGTTCCACAAGGTCTCCCACCGGGTCCGCGAACTGCTCGGGGCGAGCACCTCCGAGGAGTGA
- a CDS encoding ABC transporter substrate-binding protein produces MKIGYGVTRRSALGAALLGPLALASCGNRTVTMAGSGTVTVRFMLNWYPYGEHAPFYYGVQEGIFEQHGIDLSIEPGQGAAKTTQAVGAQEVNFGWADTPVVLGNIDNGVDVRSIGVFLQTTPSAVQYFADAGITSAEDLVGLTIATSAGDAPTTTFPLFLEAAGLDPEQLTVQNIDPAGKNSALITGQVDALIGFAHDQSPIIAQQSGKEMAAISYADVGLNFFSNGLITSGAQIAADREIVQAMLDATSEAFAAAREAPEAAVASMAGKDPQIAEENVLLQQWQGTVELLDAAHSSGEVPGRNAAEDWATTIEVLAQAEMIGSDGDIDTYADTGFTPAS; encoded by the coding sequence ATGAAGATCGGATACGGCGTCACCCGACGCTCCGCGCTGGGCGCAGCCCTCCTGGGCCCGCTGGCCCTGGCCTCCTGCGGGAACCGCACGGTCACGATGGCGGGCAGCGGGACCGTCACCGTCCGGTTCATGCTGAACTGGTACCCCTACGGTGAGCACGCCCCCTTCTACTACGGGGTCCAGGAAGGGATCTTCGAGCAGCACGGGATCGATCTCAGCATCGAACCGGGGCAGGGCGCGGCCAAGACCACCCAGGCCGTCGGCGCCCAGGAGGTGAACTTCGGCTGGGCCGACACCCCCGTCGTGCTGGGCAACATCGACAACGGCGTGGACGTGAGGTCCATCGGGGTGTTCCTGCAGACCACGCCGTCGGCCGTGCAGTACTTCGCCGACGCGGGCATCACGAGCGCGGAGGACCTGGTGGGGCTGACGATCGCCACCTCCGCCGGCGACGCCCCCACCACGACGTTCCCCCTCTTCCTCGAGGCAGCCGGGCTCGACCCCGAGCAGCTCACCGTGCAGAACATCGATCCCGCCGGGAAGAACTCGGCCCTGATCACCGGACAGGTCGACGCCCTGATCGGTTTCGCCCACGACCAGAGCCCGATCATCGCCCAGCAGAGCGGGAAGGAGATGGCCGCGATCAGCTATGCCGACGTCGGCCTGAACTTCTTCAGCAACGGCCTGATCACCTCCGGGGCGCAGATCGCGGCGGACCGCGAGATCGTGCAGGCCATGCTCGATGCCACCTCGGAGGCCTTCGCCGCCGCCAGGGAAGCCCCCGAGGCCGCCGTCGCCTCGATGGCCGGCAAGGATCCGCAGATCGCCGAGGAGAACGTCCTCCTGCAGCAGTGGCAGGGGACGGTCGAGCTCCTCGACGCCGCCCACAGCTCGGGAGAGGTGCCTGGTCGCAACGCCGCCGAGGACTGGGCCACCACCATCGAGGTACTGGCGCAGGCCGAGATGATCGGCAGCGACGGCGACATCGACACCTATGCCGATACGGGCTTCACCCCCGCGAGCTGA